The Paralichthys olivaceus isolate ysfri-2021 chromosome 9, ASM2471397v2, whole genome shotgun sequence genome contains a region encoding:
- the gabrp gene encoding gamma-aminobutyric acid receptor subunit pi isoform X1 has product MSVQPLTLMILCLTIAEDACMVHNHHWGEWNDSQLQPTIQKLMKGYNRYLRPNFNEGPVEIGMSLDIASIDAISEINMDYTATIFLRQRWRDSRLVFPGNESVSLDGRLVSLLWIPDTFIPDSKRSFLHDVTVENRLIRIFSNGTVLYALRITATIACNMDLTKYPMDRQVCTLQLESWGYNLQDVVFYWTRGNDSVKGLNTLRLAQYSIESYYTSVSEAVYETGQYPKLVLHFALRRNVLFFILETYVPSILLVVLSWVSFWISQSSVPARTCIGVTTVLTMTTLMMGARTSLPNANCFIKAIDVYLGICFTFIFGALLEYACAHFYTVQHQTIEDLHRDLLKEFIESNGNGSIPIVRSTQPNQSVVISSTAVEPTEHSVKSDAMSDTGPKEKVSGQGCSLSSVKDASRRVASVFIVENPHNIDRHARTVFPTAFLFVNILYWLYYLFL; this is encoded by the exons GCTTCAGCCAACCATTCAGAAGCTGATGAAAGGATACAACCGCTACCTCAGACCTAATTTTAATG AGGGTCCTGTAGAAATTGGAATGAGCCTTGATATCGCCAGTATCGATGCCATCTCCGAAATCAATATG GACTACACTGCGACCATCTTCCTGCGTCAGCGCTGGCGTGATTCCAGGCTGGTGTTTCCTGGAAACGAGAGCGTCAGTTTGGACGGACGTCTGGTGTCACTCCTCTGGATCCCGGACACCTTCATCCCAGACTCCAAGCGTTCCTTCCTGCATGACGTCACGGTGGAAAACCGCCTCATACGCATCTTCAGCAATGGGACTGTTCTATACGCACTTCG CATCACGGCTACGATCGCCTGCAACATGGACCTGACCAAGTATCCCATGGACAGACAGGTGTGCACTCTGCAGCTGGAGAGCT GGGGCTACAACCTGCAGGACGTGGTGTTCTATTGGACCAGAGGGAATGATTCAGTGAAGGGTCTCAACACGCTGCGTCTGGCTCAGTACAGCATCGAGAGTTACTATACATCAGTGTCGGAGGCTGTGTATGAAACAG GACAATACCCAAAGCTGGTGCTGCATTTTGCGCTGCGTCGGAACGTGTTGTTCTTCATCTTGGAGACGTATGTTCCCTCCATTCTGCTCGTGGTTCTATCCTGGGTCTCGTTCTGGATTAGCCAGTCCTCTGTGCCTGCTAGAACCTGCATTG GCGTGACCACAGTCTTGACCATGACTACTCTGATGATGGGCGCCCGGACATCTTTGCCCAATGCCAACTGCTTCATTAAGGCCATAGATGTTTACCTTGGCATCTGCTTCACCTTCATATTTGGCGCACTGCTGGAGTATGCCTGTGCTCACTTTTACACCGTGCAGCACCAGACCATCGAGGATTTACACAGA GACCTTCTGAAGGAGTTCATCGAGTCCAACGGAAATGGCTCCATCCCCATCGTCAGATCCACTCAACCCAACCAGTCTGTGGTGATCAGCTCCACCGCAGTGGAGCCCACGGAGCACTCAGTGAAGAGTGATGCCATGAGCGACACTGGACCCAAAGAGAAGGTGTCGGGACAGGGTTGTAGCCTGTCCTCGGTGAAGGATGCGTCTCGCAGGGTGGCGTCTGTCTTCATTGTGGAAAACCCACACAACATTGATCGCCACGCCCGCACAGTCTTCCCCACTGCGTTCCTGTTTGTCAATATCCTCTATTGGCTGTACTATCTCTTTCTCTGA
- the gabrp gene encoding gamma-aminobutyric acid receptor subunit pi isoform X2, whose product MVHNHHWGEWNDSQLQPTIQKLMKGYNRYLRPNFNEGPVEIGMSLDIASIDAISEINMDYTATIFLRQRWRDSRLVFPGNESVSLDGRLVSLLWIPDTFIPDSKRSFLHDVTVENRLIRIFSNGTVLYALRITATIACNMDLTKYPMDRQVCTLQLESWGYNLQDVVFYWTRGNDSVKGLNTLRLAQYSIESYYTSVSEAVYETGQYPKLVLHFALRRNVLFFILETYVPSILLVVLSWVSFWISQSSVPARTCIGVTTVLTMTTLMMGARTSLPNANCFIKAIDVYLGICFTFIFGALLEYACAHFYTVQHQTIEDLHRDLLKEFIESNGNGSIPIVRSTQPNQSVVISSTAVEPTEHSVKSDAMSDTGPKEKVSGQGCSLSSVKDASRRVASVFIVENPHNIDRHARTVFPTAFLFVNILYWLYYLFL is encoded by the exons GCTTCAGCCAACCATTCAGAAGCTGATGAAAGGATACAACCGCTACCTCAGACCTAATTTTAATG AGGGTCCTGTAGAAATTGGAATGAGCCTTGATATCGCCAGTATCGATGCCATCTCCGAAATCAATATG GACTACACTGCGACCATCTTCCTGCGTCAGCGCTGGCGTGATTCCAGGCTGGTGTTTCCTGGAAACGAGAGCGTCAGTTTGGACGGACGTCTGGTGTCACTCCTCTGGATCCCGGACACCTTCATCCCAGACTCCAAGCGTTCCTTCCTGCATGACGTCACGGTGGAAAACCGCCTCATACGCATCTTCAGCAATGGGACTGTTCTATACGCACTTCG CATCACGGCTACGATCGCCTGCAACATGGACCTGACCAAGTATCCCATGGACAGACAGGTGTGCACTCTGCAGCTGGAGAGCT GGGGCTACAACCTGCAGGACGTGGTGTTCTATTGGACCAGAGGGAATGATTCAGTGAAGGGTCTCAACACGCTGCGTCTGGCTCAGTACAGCATCGAGAGTTACTATACATCAGTGTCGGAGGCTGTGTATGAAACAG GACAATACCCAAAGCTGGTGCTGCATTTTGCGCTGCGTCGGAACGTGTTGTTCTTCATCTTGGAGACGTATGTTCCCTCCATTCTGCTCGTGGTTCTATCCTGGGTCTCGTTCTGGATTAGCCAGTCCTCTGTGCCTGCTAGAACCTGCATTG GCGTGACCACAGTCTTGACCATGACTACTCTGATGATGGGCGCCCGGACATCTTTGCCCAATGCCAACTGCTTCATTAAGGCCATAGATGTTTACCTTGGCATCTGCTTCACCTTCATATTTGGCGCACTGCTGGAGTATGCCTGTGCTCACTTTTACACCGTGCAGCACCAGACCATCGAGGATTTACACAGA GACCTTCTGAAGGAGTTCATCGAGTCCAACGGAAATGGCTCCATCCCCATCGTCAGATCCACTCAACCCAACCAGTCTGTGGTGATCAGCTCCACCGCAGTGGAGCCCACGGAGCACTCAGTGAAGAGTGATGCCATGAGCGACACTGGACCCAAAGAGAAGGTGTCGGGACAGGGTTGTAGCCTGTCCTCGGTGAAGGATGCGTCTCGCAGGGTGGCGTCTGTCTTCATTGTGGAAAACCCACACAACATTGATCGCCACGCCCGCACAGTCTTCCCCACTGCGTTCCTGTTTGTCAATATCCTCTATTGGCTGTACTATCTCTTTCTCTGA
- the afap1l1a gene encoding actin filament-associated protein 1-like 1 isoform X3, with the protein MEGLVNELGVLLKMLDQENLSSSTQEKKTSVWNLLQQLQPSVPGTDYIYMNSAVYRNGTSFVESLFETFDCELGDLKDDVDDTKEDKNTQTDTLNQSCADSPALHSADSPPPLPTTPPPEEYYEEAVPLSPGKLPEYIITRVRSSPPNSIEDGYEDAENNYPTTCINSHRKNSYNDSDALSSSYESYEEDEEERSPGVQLTHQWPSDESSMPPARDCRICAFLLRKKRFGQWAKQLTVIRENRLQCYKSSKDTCPYVDLLLPQCTVVYAPKDSKRKHHELRFTLPNGDALVLAVQSKEQAHRWLRVVREVCGQSTGPEESASPISPRKTELDKRLSAERNTSDSDSVGVSAGDNCRENGKVKRGAIAAGRKITRIISFSKKKPPRPGDPRTPFGDPRQGYLSVLVNQMWREQWCCVCRGFLYFYLDKADTRTSLPSLPLHSCEVVPGLGPKHPFAFRILRNSKEVAALEAGSSDELGRWLGVLLAETGSTTDPESLHYDYVDVETIANIRDAARNSFLWATSSSGASIDSRTYDEVPNEDMQSGENRRPQSGNQGKRRSSFSSSDSDRTKPLVSLKRTGSNANQYGRYGKTRAEEDAKRYLKEKEELERERDGIRNALVTLRQEKQELKEELKTASDKRKSSLNKRVSHLEEVCRAKEAERVDLELRLTQVKENLKKSQAGGALGAPVEAKPPVKASTKKKQNIYSESLPVNCASEIRRRPPSVYASSTGTVMQKAKEWESKKGT; encoded by the exons aagaagacatcagtgtggaacctcctgcagcagctacaGCCATCAG TGCCAGGAACAGACTACATCTACATGAACTCAGCAGTTTACAGAAATGGCACCAGCTTTGTCGAGTCCCTCTTTGAGACATTTG aCTGCGAGCTCGGAGACCTGAAGGATGATGTAGATGATACCAAGGAAGACAAGAACACCCAAACTGACACTTTAAATCAG AGCTGTGCAGACTCCCCGGCCCTACACTCAGCGgactctcctccccctctgcccACCACACCGCCTCCTGAGGAGTATTACGAGGAGGCTGTACCGCTCAGTCCTGGCAAACTGCCGGAGTACATCATCACACGAG TCAGGTCTAGTCCTCCCAACTCTATAGAAGACGGATATGAAGATGCTGAAAATAACTACCCCACCACCTGCATAAATTCACACCGTAAAAACTCTT ACAATGATTCTGACGCTCTGAGCAGTTCATACGAGTCTTacgaggaggatgaggaagagagaagCCCTGGTGTCCAACTCACTCATCAGTGGCCTTCGGATGAGAGCTCCATGCCTCCTGCCAGAGACTGTCGCATCTGTGCCTTCCTGCTGCGCAAGAAACGCTTCGGTCAGTGGGCCAAACAGCTCACAGTCATACGGGAGAACAGACTGCAG TGCTATAAGAGTTCCAAGGACACATGCCCGTATGTGGACCTACTGCTGCCCCAGTGCACTGTGGTCTATGCACCCAAAGACAGCAAGAGGAAGCACCATGAGCTACGTTTCACGTTGCCTAATGGCGATGCACTGGTGCTGGCAGTACAAAGCAAGGAACAGGCCCACAGATGGCTTAGA GTTGTTAGAGAGGTGTGCGGTCAGAGCACAGGCCCTGAGGAGTCTGCATCTCCCATCAGTCCAAGAAAAACGGAACTTGACAAG AGGTTATCAGCAGAGAGGAACACATCAGATTCAGACAGTGTGGGTGTGTCAGCTGGAGATAACTGCAGAGAGAAtg GCAAGGTGAAACGAGGAGCTATCGCTGCAGGACGCAAAATCACTCGCATCATCAGCTTCTCCAAGAAGAAGCCCCCTCGGCCTGGTGATCCCCGGACGCCCTTCGGCGACCCTCGTCAAG GCTACCTGTCGGTGCTGGTGAACCAGATGTGGCGGGAACAgtggtgctgtgtgtgcagaggcTTCCTGTACTTCTACCTTGACAAGGCAGACACTCGAACCTCTCTGCCTTCACTTCCTCTACACAGCTGTGAGGTGGTGCCGGGGCTTGGACCTAAACACCCTTTTGCATTTCGGATCCTACGCAACAGCAAAGAGGTTGCTGCTCTGGAG GCTGGCAGCTCTGATGAACTTGGACGGTGGCTGGGTGTCCTTTTGGCAGAAACGGGCTCTACCACAGACCCAGAGTCACTGCATTACGACTATGTTGATGTGGAAACCATTGCTAATATCCGTGATGCAGCACGTAATTCCTTCCT GTGGGCCACCTCCTCCAGCGGTGCCTCTATAGACTCTAGAACATATGATGAGGTCCCTAATGAGGACATGCAG TCAGGGGAGAACCGCAGGCCGCAGTCTGGGAATCAAGGGAAGCGGCGCTCAAGTTTCTCAAGCAGTGACTCCGACAGAACTAAACCATTAGTTTCCCTCAAGCGGACTGGCTCAA ATGCCAACCAGTATGGAAGGTATGGGAAAACACGAGCGGAGGAGGATGCCAAGCGTTATcttaaagaaaaagaggagctggagcgggAGAGAGATGGGATACGAAATGCACTGGTGACCCTACGACAAGAGAAGCAAGAGCTGAAGGAAGAGTTAAAGACAGCCTCTG ATAAGAGGAAGTCCTCCCTGAACAAACGTGTGTCCCATCTGGAGGAAGTGTGTCGAGCtaaggaggcagagagggtggACCTGGAGCTGCGACTCACTCAGGTCAAAGAAAACCTGAAGAAGAGTCAGGCAGGTGGCGCGCTGGGTGCACCAGTCGAGGCTAAACCACCTGTTAAG GCCTCCACCAAAAAGAAGCAGAACATCTACAGTGAGTCACTGCCAGTAAATTGTGCCTCAGAAATACGCAGGAGACCTCCCTCTGTCTATGCTTCTTCTACAGGAACTGTCATGCAGAAAGCAAAG GAATGGGAGTCAAAGAAAGGAACCTAA
- the afap1l1a gene encoding actin filament-associated protein 1-like 1 isoform X2: MHTAMEGLVNELGVLLKMLDQENLSSSTQEKKTSVWNLLQQLQPSVPGTDYIYMNSAVYRNGTSFVESLFETFDCELGDLKDDVDDTKEDKNTQTDTLNQSCADSPALHSADSPPPLPTTPPPEEYYEEAVPLSPGKLPEYIITRVRSSPPNSIEDGYEDAENNYPTTCINSHRKNSYNDSDALSSSYESYEEDEEERSPGVQLTHQWPSDESSMPPARDCRICAFLLRKKRFGQWAKQLTVIRENRLQCYKSSKDTCPYVDLLLPQCTVVYAPKDSKRKHHELRFTLPNGDALVLAVQSKEQAHRWLRVVREVCGQSTGPEESASPISPRKTELDKRLSAERNTSDSDSVGVSAGDNCRENGKVKRGAIAAGRKITRIISFSKKKPPRPGDPRTPFGDPRQGYLSVLVNQMWREQWCCVCRGFLYFYLDKADTRTSLPSLPLHSCEVVPGLGPKHPFAFRILRNSKEVAALEAGSSDELGRWLGVLLAETGSTTDPESLHYDYVDVETIANIRDAARNSFLWATSSSGASIDSRTYDEVPNEDMQSGENRRPQSGNQGKRRSSFSSSDSDRTKPLVSLKRTGSNANQYGRYGKTRAEEDAKRYLKEKEELERERDGIRNALVTLRQEKQELKEELKTASDKRKSSLNKRVSHLEEVCRAKEAERVDLELRLTQVKENLKKSQAGGALGAPVEAKPPVKASTKKKQNIYSESLPVNCASEIRRRPPSVYASSTGTVMQKAKEWESKKGT; this comes from the exons aagaagacatcagtgtggaacctcctgcagcagctacaGCCATCAG TGCCAGGAACAGACTACATCTACATGAACTCAGCAGTTTACAGAAATGGCACCAGCTTTGTCGAGTCCCTCTTTGAGACATTTG aCTGCGAGCTCGGAGACCTGAAGGATGATGTAGATGATACCAAGGAAGACAAGAACACCCAAACTGACACTTTAAATCAG AGCTGTGCAGACTCCCCGGCCCTACACTCAGCGgactctcctccccctctgcccACCACACCGCCTCCTGAGGAGTATTACGAGGAGGCTGTACCGCTCAGTCCTGGCAAACTGCCGGAGTACATCATCACACGAG TCAGGTCTAGTCCTCCCAACTCTATAGAAGACGGATATGAAGATGCTGAAAATAACTACCCCACCACCTGCATAAATTCACACCGTAAAAACTCTT ACAATGATTCTGACGCTCTGAGCAGTTCATACGAGTCTTacgaggaggatgaggaagagagaagCCCTGGTGTCCAACTCACTCATCAGTGGCCTTCGGATGAGAGCTCCATGCCTCCTGCCAGAGACTGTCGCATCTGTGCCTTCCTGCTGCGCAAGAAACGCTTCGGTCAGTGGGCCAAACAGCTCACAGTCATACGGGAGAACAGACTGCAG TGCTATAAGAGTTCCAAGGACACATGCCCGTATGTGGACCTACTGCTGCCCCAGTGCACTGTGGTCTATGCACCCAAAGACAGCAAGAGGAAGCACCATGAGCTACGTTTCACGTTGCCTAATGGCGATGCACTGGTGCTGGCAGTACAAAGCAAGGAACAGGCCCACAGATGGCTTAGA GTTGTTAGAGAGGTGTGCGGTCAGAGCACAGGCCCTGAGGAGTCTGCATCTCCCATCAGTCCAAGAAAAACGGAACTTGACAAG AGGTTATCAGCAGAGAGGAACACATCAGATTCAGACAGTGTGGGTGTGTCAGCTGGAGATAACTGCAGAGAGAAtg GCAAGGTGAAACGAGGAGCTATCGCTGCAGGACGCAAAATCACTCGCATCATCAGCTTCTCCAAGAAGAAGCCCCCTCGGCCTGGTGATCCCCGGACGCCCTTCGGCGACCCTCGTCAAG GCTACCTGTCGGTGCTGGTGAACCAGATGTGGCGGGAACAgtggtgctgtgtgtgcagaggcTTCCTGTACTTCTACCTTGACAAGGCAGACACTCGAACCTCTCTGCCTTCACTTCCTCTACACAGCTGTGAGGTGGTGCCGGGGCTTGGACCTAAACACCCTTTTGCATTTCGGATCCTACGCAACAGCAAAGAGGTTGCTGCTCTGGAG GCTGGCAGCTCTGATGAACTTGGACGGTGGCTGGGTGTCCTTTTGGCAGAAACGGGCTCTACCACAGACCCAGAGTCACTGCATTACGACTATGTTGATGTGGAAACCATTGCTAATATCCGTGATGCAGCACGTAATTCCTTCCT GTGGGCCACCTCCTCCAGCGGTGCCTCTATAGACTCTAGAACATATGATGAGGTCCCTAATGAGGACATGCAG TCAGGGGAGAACCGCAGGCCGCAGTCTGGGAATCAAGGGAAGCGGCGCTCAAGTTTCTCAAGCAGTGACTCCGACAGAACTAAACCATTAGTTTCCCTCAAGCGGACTGGCTCAA ATGCCAACCAGTATGGAAGGTATGGGAAAACACGAGCGGAGGAGGATGCCAAGCGTTATcttaaagaaaaagaggagctggagcgggAGAGAGATGGGATACGAAATGCACTGGTGACCCTACGACAAGAGAAGCAAGAGCTGAAGGAAGAGTTAAAGACAGCCTCTG ATAAGAGGAAGTCCTCCCTGAACAAACGTGTGTCCCATCTGGAGGAAGTGTGTCGAGCtaaggaggcagagagggtggACCTGGAGCTGCGACTCACTCAGGTCAAAGAAAACCTGAAGAAGAGTCAGGCAGGTGGCGCGCTGGGTGCACCAGTCGAGGCTAAACCACCTGTTAAG GCCTCCACCAAAAAGAAGCAGAACATCTACAGTGAGTCACTGCCAGTAAATTGTGCCTCAGAAATACGCAGGAGACCTCCCTCTGTCTATGCTTCTTCTACAGGAACTGTCATGCAGAAAGCAAAG GAATGGGAGTCAAAGAAAGGAACCTAA
- the afap1l1a gene encoding actin filament-associated protein 1-like 1 isoform X1 gives MVGLSSTAVEAMEGLVNELGVLLKMLDQENLSSSTQEKKTSVWNLLQQLQPSVPGTDYIYMNSAVYRNGTSFVESLFETFDCELGDLKDDVDDTKEDKNTQTDTLNQSCADSPALHSADSPPPLPTTPPPEEYYEEAVPLSPGKLPEYIITRVRSSPPNSIEDGYEDAENNYPTTCINSHRKNSYNDSDALSSSYESYEEDEEERSPGVQLTHQWPSDESSMPPARDCRICAFLLRKKRFGQWAKQLTVIRENRLQCYKSSKDTCPYVDLLLPQCTVVYAPKDSKRKHHELRFTLPNGDALVLAVQSKEQAHRWLRVVREVCGQSTGPEESASPISPRKTELDKRLSAERNTSDSDSVGVSAGDNCRENGKVKRGAIAAGRKITRIISFSKKKPPRPGDPRTPFGDPRQGYLSVLVNQMWREQWCCVCRGFLYFYLDKADTRTSLPSLPLHSCEVVPGLGPKHPFAFRILRNSKEVAALEAGSSDELGRWLGVLLAETGSTTDPESLHYDYVDVETIANIRDAARNSFLWATSSSGASIDSRTYDEVPNEDMQSGENRRPQSGNQGKRRSSFSSSDSDRTKPLVSLKRTGSNANQYGRYGKTRAEEDAKRYLKEKEELERERDGIRNALVTLRQEKQELKEELKTASDKRKSSLNKRVSHLEEVCRAKEAERVDLELRLTQVKENLKKSQAGGALGAPVEAKPPVKASTKKKQNIYSESLPVNCASEIRRRPPSVYASSTGTVMQKAKEWESKKGT, from the exons aagaagacatcagtgtggaacctcctgcagcagctacaGCCATCAG TGCCAGGAACAGACTACATCTACATGAACTCAGCAGTTTACAGAAATGGCACCAGCTTTGTCGAGTCCCTCTTTGAGACATTTG aCTGCGAGCTCGGAGACCTGAAGGATGATGTAGATGATACCAAGGAAGACAAGAACACCCAAACTGACACTTTAAATCAG AGCTGTGCAGACTCCCCGGCCCTACACTCAGCGgactctcctccccctctgcccACCACACCGCCTCCTGAGGAGTATTACGAGGAGGCTGTACCGCTCAGTCCTGGCAAACTGCCGGAGTACATCATCACACGAG TCAGGTCTAGTCCTCCCAACTCTATAGAAGACGGATATGAAGATGCTGAAAATAACTACCCCACCACCTGCATAAATTCACACCGTAAAAACTCTT ACAATGATTCTGACGCTCTGAGCAGTTCATACGAGTCTTacgaggaggatgaggaagagagaagCCCTGGTGTCCAACTCACTCATCAGTGGCCTTCGGATGAGAGCTCCATGCCTCCTGCCAGAGACTGTCGCATCTGTGCCTTCCTGCTGCGCAAGAAACGCTTCGGTCAGTGGGCCAAACAGCTCACAGTCATACGGGAGAACAGACTGCAG TGCTATAAGAGTTCCAAGGACACATGCCCGTATGTGGACCTACTGCTGCCCCAGTGCACTGTGGTCTATGCACCCAAAGACAGCAAGAGGAAGCACCATGAGCTACGTTTCACGTTGCCTAATGGCGATGCACTGGTGCTGGCAGTACAAAGCAAGGAACAGGCCCACAGATGGCTTAGA GTTGTTAGAGAGGTGTGCGGTCAGAGCACAGGCCCTGAGGAGTCTGCATCTCCCATCAGTCCAAGAAAAACGGAACTTGACAAG AGGTTATCAGCAGAGAGGAACACATCAGATTCAGACAGTGTGGGTGTGTCAGCTGGAGATAACTGCAGAGAGAAtg GCAAGGTGAAACGAGGAGCTATCGCTGCAGGACGCAAAATCACTCGCATCATCAGCTTCTCCAAGAAGAAGCCCCCTCGGCCTGGTGATCCCCGGACGCCCTTCGGCGACCCTCGTCAAG GCTACCTGTCGGTGCTGGTGAACCAGATGTGGCGGGAACAgtggtgctgtgtgtgcagaggcTTCCTGTACTTCTACCTTGACAAGGCAGACACTCGAACCTCTCTGCCTTCACTTCCTCTACACAGCTGTGAGGTGGTGCCGGGGCTTGGACCTAAACACCCTTTTGCATTTCGGATCCTACGCAACAGCAAAGAGGTTGCTGCTCTGGAG GCTGGCAGCTCTGATGAACTTGGACGGTGGCTGGGTGTCCTTTTGGCAGAAACGGGCTCTACCACAGACCCAGAGTCACTGCATTACGACTATGTTGATGTGGAAACCATTGCTAATATCCGTGATGCAGCACGTAATTCCTTCCT GTGGGCCACCTCCTCCAGCGGTGCCTCTATAGACTCTAGAACATATGATGAGGTCCCTAATGAGGACATGCAG TCAGGGGAGAACCGCAGGCCGCAGTCTGGGAATCAAGGGAAGCGGCGCTCAAGTTTCTCAAGCAGTGACTCCGACAGAACTAAACCATTAGTTTCCCTCAAGCGGACTGGCTCAA ATGCCAACCAGTATGGAAGGTATGGGAAAACACGAGCGGAGGAGGATGCCAAGCGTTATcttaaagaaaaagaggagctggagcgggAGAGAGATGGGATACGAAATGCACTGGTGACCCTACGACAAGAGAAGCAAGAGCTGAAGGAAGAGTTAAAGACAGCCTCTG ATAAGAGGAAGTCCTCCCTGAACAAACGTGTGTCCCATCTGGAGGAAGTGTGTCGAGCtaaggaggcagagagggtggACCTGGAGCTGCGACTCACTCAGGTCAAAGAAAACCTGAAGAAGAGTCAGGCAGGTGGCGCGCTGGGTGCACCAGTCGAGGCTAAACCACCTGTTAAG GCCTCCACCAAAAAGAAGCAGAACATCTACAGTGAGTCACTGCCAGTAAATTGTGCCTCAGAAATACGCAGGAGACCTCCCTCTGTCTATGCTTCTTCTACAGGAACTGTCATGCAGAAAGCAAAG GAATGGGAGTCAAAGAAAGGAACCTAA